The following DNA comes from Polycladomyces subterraneus.
GGTGAAGGTCCTGAAACAATGTTTAGATGAGGATGAGGAGGCGGCTTCTTCGTGAGCGTGGTGATGGTGACCGGCGGAGTTCGTTCCGGAAAAAGCGCCTTCGCGGAAGAAATTTGTCGGTCGTGGGGAGGACGTGTCCTCTACGTTGCCACGGGTGGAACTCCCCGGGATGAAGAGATGCGGGCGAGAGTGGAGCTTCACCGCCAACGTCGTCCGCATGATTGGGGATTGATCGAGGAGCCGCTGGAACCGCAAAAATGGCTGTCCCATCCCGAACCCTACGACATCGTGCTGATCGACTCCCTTTCCGCATGGGTGGCCAACCGGGTGATGAATGTCGACGAATCAGACCGGGAGCAATTTCGCCGATTGCCTGAAGAGTTGGAAACGGAATGGCACCGGCTCCTTCCCTGTTTTGGCCGACAAAAAACGGTGATCGTCACCGATGAAACGGGGTTGGGCGGTGTGGCCCTGTCACCGATGGGGCGGTTGTTTCAGGAAACGTTGGGGAGAGTCAACCAACTCACGGCCCGATTCGCCGATGAAGTGTGGATGGTGGTTTCGGGGATTCCCTGGAGGTTGAAAGGATGAGAGGGTTTTGGTCCGCATTGGCCTTTATGACACGTATTCCAGTCCCCGCCCGTTGGCTGCATTCGGACGGATGGAGAAGCAGTTCTGGGTTCTACCCTGCGGTGGGCGGTGTGATTGGGTTGTGCCTCGCCGGGTTCAATTGGTTGACGGAGCCTTGGCTGCCGCCTTGGATTCGCACCGTACTGGTCGTGGGGGTGTGGGTACGACTGACGGGAGGCCTTCATCTGGACGGATTGATGGATACGGCGGACGGGATGGGGGCCAACCGGGACCGGGAACAAACCTTGGCCATCATGAAGGACAGCCGGGTCGGGGCGATGGGCGTTTTGGCAGCATTGTTTGTGATATTGGTGAAAATGGCGGCGGTACATGATATGGGAATTCACGCCACTGTTGCGCTGTTTTCCGCCCCCGTGGCCGGTAGGATGGCGATCCTGTCGGCCTTATATTTCTGGCCTTATGTTCGGCAGGACGGGATTGGTTCCCAGTTAAAAGCGTCGCTAACAGGGTGGCAGATGGCCGGGGCGTGGGCTTTCGGCATCATCCTGCTCGCAGTGGCAGGCGGAGGGTTTGCCATGTTGCCGTTGATAGTCACCCTGGTGGTGACGGTATGGATGGCCTGGCGGGTGATCCGCAGGGTCGGTGGATTAACGGGAGACGTGTACGGCGCGATCGTGGAAGTGACGGAGGCGGCGGTGTTGGTCGCTTTTTGTGTGTGGAGGTGAGGGTGTGCGGCTGATCTGGGTGCGTCACGGAGAGACGGAGGGCAACCGGCAAAGACGGTATGTCGGCCATTGGGATGATCCGCTCAATGAACGGGGGAGACAACAGGCGCGTAAGGTGGCGGAGCGGCTGTCACGCGAACCGGTGTCGGCGATCTACACCAGTGATTTGTGCCGAGCCGAAGAAACAGCTTCAGTGATTGCCGCCCATCACCCGTCCGTACCGGTTCAGGTAACCCCCTTGTTACGGGAATGTGCCTTCGGAGAATGGGAAGGGCGAACGTACGATGAGATTGCGGCGAATGGAGAGATGCATTTGCAGCGCTGGTATGATGATCCCTGGTGTGTGTCACCGCCCGGCGGCGAATGTTTGCAGGAAATGGAACAACGCATAAGTTTATGGCTAGAAGCATTGGCCGTTCGCCATGGAAGCGGGGATACGGTAGTGGCGGTTGCCCACACAGGCCCGATTCGCCTGTTTCATGCCAAGTGGGTGAAACGGAATCCGCGTGAACTGTGGGATTTTTCCCTGCCGCACGGTGAAGTATGGGCGGTACGCCGAAGGGGAGACGGGTGGGAGGTAGAACCATGGAACCCGTCATGATGCATAGGTGGGATCTCGATCCGGTGGAAGCCGAACGGCTTCAGCGCGGTCTATCAGCTCAAGTGATCAGAACGGACCAACTGCATGATGTCCGATACGTGGCTGGGGTGGATGTGGCCTATGATCCGGAAACGGACAAGCAGTTGGCCGCGGTGGTCGTATTAAATGCACGTTCTCTCCAGGTGGTTGAAACCACCGTAGCGGAGGAGCAGGTGTCGTTTCCTTACAGAAAAAGTCGCCTAAAAGCCCACGGTTTCAATCGTGGGATGAAAGGCGGCGTTAGCTCTATGCCCTCTGAAGAGGGCGCTTAGAGAAGGACCAAAAAGACGGTATCTTTGATTCACTACCACTTTGTTTTCTGCCCACGTTATCGCAGAAAAATGTTGATCAACCAAGTGGAAGAGAGATTCAAACAGTTGGTGAAAGACATCTGTTAGGAAAACGGCTGGGATATCCTTGCCATGGAAGTGATGCCAGATCACTTTCATCTGTTTTACAACTGTCTACCCAGTGATTCGCCATCTGGCATCATGGCAAAATTGAAGGTGGTGACTTCTAGAAAACTGAGGCAAGATTTCAATTACTTGTCTCATTTGCCCAGCTTGTGGACACGCTCATTCTTCGTTAGTACAGCTGGAAACGTTTCAAGAGAAACGATCCAGCGATATGTGGAAGAACAAAAGAAAAGGGGGTGAATGGATGCCCACCATCACACTCAAGCTGGAACTGTATCAACCAACCAAATTCAAACAGGCCATGTATGAACGAATGACCCAGATCAACACGGAGTTTGCAAACTGGCTCTTGCTTCATCCCGACGTGAACAAGGCGACCAGCAAGATTTTCAAGGAGTTTTCTGACGAGAAGTTCCCGTCTGCAATCATTAACCAAACGATCCGGGATGTGAAATCGCAGAAGAAACACCAACAAGCTCGGGTATTCAGGAA
Coding sequences within:
- a CDS encoding endonuclease V, producing MEPVMMHRWDLDPVEAERLQRGLSAQVIRTDQLHDVRYVAGVDVAYDPETDKQLAAVVVLNARSLQVVETTVAEEQVSFPYRKSRLKAHGFNRGMKGGVSSMPSEEGA
- a CDS encoding histidine phosphatase family protein, with the translated sequence MRLIWVRHGETEGNRQRRYVGHWDDPLNERGRQQARKVAERLSREPVSAIYTSDLCRAEETASVIAAHHPSVPVQVTPLLRECAFGEWEGRTYDEIAANGEMHLQRWYDDPWCVSPPGGECLQEMEQRISLWLEALAVRHGSGDTVVAVAHTGPIRLFHAKWVKRNPRELWDFSLPHGEVWAVRRRGDGWEVEPWNPS
- a CDS encoding bifunctional adenosylcobinamide kinase/adenosylcobinamide-phosphate guanylyltransferase encodes the protein MSVVMVTGGVRSGKSAFAEEICRSWGGRVLYVATGGTPRDEEMRARVELHRQRRPHDWGLIEEPLEPQKWLSHPEPYDIVLIDSLSAWVANRVMNVDESDREQFRRLPEELETEWHRLLPCFGRQKTVIVTDETGLGGVALSPMGRLFQETLGRVNQLTARFADEVWMVVSGIPWRLKG
- the cobS gene encoding adenosylcobinamide-GDP ribazoletransferase, which translates into the protein MRGFWSALAFMTRIPVPARWLHSDGWRSSSGFYPAVGGVIGLCLAGFNWLTEPWLPPWIRTVLVVGVWVRLTGGLHLDGLMDTADGMGANRDREQTLAIMKDSRVGAMGVLAALFVILVKMAAVHDMGIHATVALFSAPVAGRMAILSALYFWPYVRQDGIGSQLKASLTGWQMAGAWAFGIILLAVAGGGFAMLPLIVTLVVTVWMAWRVIRRVGGLTGDVYGAIVEVTEAAVLVAFCVWR